The following coding sequences lie in one Haloterrigena sp. KLK7 genomic window:
- a CDS encoding LUD domain-containing protein: METQLETFETNLGSVRTAVTRTSPAAFQETLADVIDESAIGAPLPFEDVTLEGTDVVLEPTPDQLREAACGVTAAALGVADYGTVVLESTPDGAELAGLFPDRHVIVVRERDLVDDMAAVFERLGERFRDGNGDAVLATGPSATADMGELVYGVHGPRETHAVVVEDAEE; this comes from the coding sequence ATGGAGACACAGCTAGAGACGTTCGAAACGAACCTCGGAAGCGTCCGGACCGCCGTCACCCGAACCTCGCCGGCAGCGTTTCAGGAGACGCTCGCCGACGTCATCGACGAGTCCGCGATCGGTGCGCCGCTCCCCTTCGAGGACGTCACGCTCGAGGGGACAGATGTCGTCCTCGAGCCGACGCCCGACCAGCTCCGCGAGGCGGCCTGTGGCGTCACGGCCGCCGCGCTCGGCGTCGCCGACTACGGGACGGTCGTCCTCGAGTCGACGCCGGACGGCGCCGAGCTCGCCGGGCTCTTCCCCGACCGACACGTGATCGTCGTCCGCGAGCGGGACCTCGTCGACGACATGGCCGCGGTCTTCGAGCGCCTGGGCGAGCGGTTCCGTGACGGCAACGGCGACGCCGTCCTCGCGACCGGCCCGAGCGCGACCGCCGACATGGGCGAACTTGTCTATGGTGTACACGGACCGAGAGAGACCCACGCGGTCGTCGTGGAGGACGCGGAGGAATAA
- a CDS encoding IclR family transcriptional regulator: MSSKPRQPVQAAATTFRIIETLHELNGAGVSELADELEMPKSTVHDHLQTLTEAEYLVKRDGRYHVGARFLELGGFARSQMKLYQIASPEIEKLAEETGEHANLMIEEHGKGIFLNKAKGRDAVNLDTHIGKRVHLHTTAMGKAILSKRSEAAVDEIIDRHGLPGVTEKTITDAEELKSELAEIRERGYAIDDEERVAGMRCVAAPICDSDENPIGAISVSGPTNRFNDETFTTEIPKTVLSTANVIEVNMTYS; the protein is encoded by the coding sequence ATGTCGAGCAAACCACGCCAACCGGTCCAGGCCGCCGCGACGACGTTTCGGATCATCGAGACGCTTCACGAGCTCAACGGAGCCGGCGTCTCCGAACTCGCGGACGAACTCGAGATGCCCAAGAGCACGGTCCACGACCACCTCCAGACGCTGACCGAAGCCGAGTATCTCGTCAAACGGGACGGACGGTACCACGTCGGTGCCCGGTTCCTCGAGTTAGGCGGGTTCGCTCGAAGCCAGATGAAACTGTACCAGATCGCCTCCCCGGAAATCGAGAAGTTGGCGGAGGAGACCGGAGAGCACGCGAACCTCATGATCGAAGAGCACGGCAAGGGGATCTTCCTCAACAAGGCGAAGGGCCGGGACGCCGTGAACCTCGATACGCACATCGGCAAGCGCGTTCACCTCCACACCACCGCCATGGGGAAGGCGATCCTCTCGAAACGGTCGGAAGCGGCCGTCGACGAAATTATCGACCGCCACGGCCTCCCCGGCGTGACCGAGAAGACGATCACGGACGCCGAGGAACTGAAGAGTGAACTGGCGGAAATACGCGAGCGGGGATACGCGATCGACGACGAGGAACGGGTCGCCGGAATGCGGTGTGTCGCGGCGCCGATCTGTGACAGCGACGAGAATCCCATCGGGGCGATCAGCGTCTCGGGACCGACGAACCGATTTAACGACGAGACGTTCACGACCGAGATCCCGAAGACCGTGCTGAGCACTGCGAACGTCATCGAAGTGAACATGACCTATTCCTGA
- a CDS encoding fumarylacetoacetate hydrolase family protein, whose amino-acid sequence MQFVRFATDGGVRWGVTVDDRTYALDRYGEPSLEDLATPGYRRRVRRAVETGELPEIDEPETYLVPIPSVEQIVCVGLNYYDHAEEQDEEIPDTPMLFAKSPSSVTGPDAPIVHPEDVEQVDYEVELGVVIGRTACDVSADEAEEYVAGYTVVNDVSARDAQFEDGQFFRGKSYDTFAPMGPALTAPDAIDANDVDVELRVNGEVKQESSTAEFIFDVGDTIEFLSHRMTLQPGTVISTGTPGGVGIFRDPPELLSPGDTVEAEVEGIGTLENHVVEE is encoded by the coding sequence ATGCAATTCGTTCGATTCGCGACCGACGGCGGCGTCCGCTGGGGCGTCACCGTCGACGACCGGACGTACGCGCTGGACCGCTACGGAGAACCGTCGCTCGAGGACCTCGCGACGCCCGGCTACCGCCGCCGCGTCCGTCGCGCCGTCGAGACCGGCGAACTCCCGGAGATCGACGAGCCGGAGACGTATCTGGTACCGATTCCGTCCGTCGAGCAGATCGTCTGCGTCGGCCTGAACTACTACGACCACGCCGAGGAGCAGGATGAGGAGATCCCCGACACCCCGATGCTGTTCGCGAAGTCGCCCTCGAGCGTCACCGGGCCCGACGCGCCGATCGTCCACCCCGAGGACGTCGAGCAGGTCGACTACGAGGTCGAGCTCGGCGTCGTCATCGGGCGGACCGCCTGCGACGTCTCGGCCGACGAGGCTGAGGAGTACGTCGCGGGCTACACGGTCGTCAACGACGTCAGCGCGCGCGACGCCCAGTTCGAGGACGGCCAGTTCTTCCGCGGCAAGAGTTACGACACGTTCGCCCCGATGGGCCCGGCGCTGACCGCGCCCGACGCGATCGACGCCAACGACGTCGACGTCGAGCTCCGGGTCAACGGCGAGGTGAAACAGGAGTCCTCGACGGCCGAGTTCATCTTCGACGTCGGCGACACCATCGAGTTCCTCAGCCACCGAATGACGCTGCAGCCCGGCACCGTCATCTCGACCGGCACCCCGGGCGGCGTCGGCATCTTCCGCGATCCGCCGGAACTGCTCTCGCCCGGTGACACGGTCGAAGCCGAGGTCGAAGGGATCGGAACGCTCGAGAACCACGTCGTCGAAGAGTAG
- a CDS encoding ABC transporter ATP-binding protein, whose product MAPSEPMLSMDGVSVEFTDDGGLLDLFGDSETVRAVNDVSLELGEQETLTLIGESGCGKSTLGKTAIGAQKPTSGTVSYRGQDIWEARNGSGDVSIPFDEIRHSLQIIHQDPGSALNPNQRILTSLQLPLKKWYPDLGREEREERIHTLFERVGMSPPSDYLNRYPHQLSGGETQRAVLVRALLLNPDLILADEAISALDVSLRVEMMDLMLELQDLFQTSYLFISHDLSNARYIAEKSGGRIAVMYLGEIVEIGTVDEIVENPQHPYTKALQWATANLYEDEDDEEFPLRKIDVPDPTNLPSGCSFHPRCPNAREVCKRQHPGRIHAGGDEENYARCFRADDTHEYWNSPEIADEPPVDSP is encoded by the coding sequence ATGGCGCCGTCCGAGCCGATGCTCTCGATGGACGGCGTCTCCGTCGAGTTCACCGACGACGGGGGACTGCTCGATCTCTTCGGCGACTCGGAGACGGTCCGCGCGGTCAACGACGTCTCCCTCGAGCTCGGCGAACAGGAGACGCTCACGCTGATCGGCGAGAGCGGCTGCGGGAAATCGACGCTCGGGAAGACGGCGATCGGCGCCCAGAAGCCGACCAGCGGCACGGTCAGCTACCGCGGGCAGGACATCTGGGAGGCGCGAAACGGCTCCGGCGACGTGTCGATCCCGTTCGACGAGATCCGCCACTCGCTCCAGATCATTCACCAGGATCCGGGGAGCGCGCTCAATCCGAACCAGCGGATCCTCACCTCGCTGCAGCTCCCGCTGAAGAAGTGGTATCCCGACCTCGGCCGCGAGGAGCGAGAGGAGCGCATCCACACGCTGTTCGAACGCGTCGGGATGTCGCCGCCGAGCGATTACCTGAACCGGTACCCACACCAGCTGAGCGGCGGGGAGACCCAGCGCGCGGTCCTCGTTCGCGCGCTGTTGTTGAACCCCGACCTGATCCTGGCCGACGAGGCCATCTCGGCGCTGGACGTCTCCCTGCGCGTCGAGATGATGGATCTCATGCTCGAGCTCCAGGACCTGTTCCAGACCTCGTACCTGTTCATCTCGCACGACCTCTCGAACGCGCGGTACATCGCCGAGAAGTCCGGCGGCCGGATCGCCGTGATGTACCTCGGCGAGATCGTCGAGATCGGTACCGTCGATGAAATCGTCGAGAACCCGCAACACCCCTACACGAAGGCGCTGCAGTGGGCGACGGCGAACCTCTACGAGGACGAGGACGACGAGGAGTTCCCCCTGCGGAAGATCGACGTTCCCGATCCGACGAACCTCCCCTCCGGCTGCAGCTTCCACCCGCGCTGTCCGAACGCGCGCGAGGTGTGCAAACGCCAGCATCCGGGGCGAATCCACGCGGGCGGCGACGAGGAGAACTACGCCCGGTGCTTCCGGGCGGACGACACCCACGAGTACTGGAACAGCCCCGAGATAGCGGACGAGCCGCCGGTCGACTCACCGTGA
- a CDS encoding glycoside hydrolase family 97 catalytic domain-containing protein — protein MVQITDPDGTISIDVDPNGTLRVDRSGETVFEPSPYGLPTPYGSFPEEFELDDVRTRTIDESYELVHGKRSSPRHRAVEKTLSFEGDGGSVDFQVRAADDGIAYRYRLRGERDEYLHPGDESGFRFPTGAVAWLSDYQANHEGHSRQVPVTAVDGEYNLPGLFQVDDTWALVCEAGVDGDWMAGRLVGARDDAPGVDIGFPESHPTSHVWTDDPATTPWRVAIIGDLATVVESTLPTDLVDGPRIDGDWVEPGRVAWSWWSSDSSVRSLEEQRAYVDYAAERGWEYVLVDAGWDDEWLPDLVAYANDVGVDVELWSHFIDLNTESKREERLSKWAEWGVAGIKVDFMDSDDQGRMQFYDDLARAAAEHELLVNFHGSAVPTGLRRRWPHVMTYEGVRGAEYYKWTTNTPEHNATLPYTRNVVGPMDYTPVTFSAERRSTSAGHELALSVVYESGLQHYADGIETYESYPIAERVLESVPAAWDETRFLRGRPGSEATFARRTDDDWFVGSITAGPAGSIEVPLSFLDGETTAVVATDADEGTGLEECERAVSPDESLRVSVAENGGFVVRL, from the coding sequence ATGGTTCAGATCACGGATCCCGACGGTACCATCTCGATCGACGTGGACCCGAACGGGACGTTGCGCGTCGACCGATCCGGAGAGACTGTTTTCGAACCGTCTCCCTACGGGCTTCCGACGCCGTACGGCTCGTTTCCCGAGGAATTCGAGCTCGACGACGTGCGAACCCGGACGATCGACGAATCGTACGAGCTCGTTCACGGGAAACGGTCGAGCCCGCGCCACCGAGCGGTCGAGAAGACGCTCTCGTTCGAGGGCGACGGTGGCTCGGTGGACTTTCAGGTCCGCGCCGCGGACGACGGCATCGCATACCGATATCGGTTGCGAGGCGAACGGGACGAGTACCTCCACCCGGGCGACGAGTCCGGCTTTCGATTCCCCACGGGCGCCGTCGCGTGGCTCTCCGACTATCAGGCCAACCACGAGGGACACAGCCGGCAGGTCCCGGTAACCGCCGTCGACGGGGAGTACAATCTCCCCGGCCTCTTTCAGGTTGACGACACCTGGGCGCTCGTGTGCGAGGCCGGCGTCGACGGCGACTGGATGGCCGGCCGACTCGTCGGGGCGCGCGACGACGCGCCGGGCGTCGACATCGGATTTCCCGAGTCCCACCCGACGTCACACGTGTGGACCGACGATCCCGCGACGACGCCGTGGCGTGTCGCGATTATCGGCGACCTCGCGACCGTGGTCGAGTCGACCCTCCCGACCGATCTCGTCGACGGACCGCGGATCGACGGCGACTGGGTCGAACCCGGTCGCGTCGCGTGGTCGTGGTGGTCGAGCGACTCGAGCGTCCGATCGCTCGAGGAGCAGCGGGCGTACGTCGACTACGCCGCGGAGCGAGGGTGGGAGTACGTGTTGGTCGACGCCGGCTGGGACGACGAGTGGCTCCCCGACCTCGTCGCGTACGCGAACGACGTCGGCGTCGACGTCGAACTCTGGTCCCATTTCATCGACCTGAACACCGAGTCCAAGCGCGAAGAGCGCCTCTCGAAGTGGGCCGAGTGGGGGGTCGCCGGCATCAAGGTCGACTTCATGGACAGCGACGACCAGGGGCGGATGCAGTTCTACGACGACCTCGCTCGCGCCGCCGCCGAACACGAACTACTCGTGAACTTCCACGGGTCGGCCGTCCCGACGGGGCTCCGTCGACGCTGGCCCCACGTCATGACGTACGAGGGCGTTCGCGGCGCCGAGTACTACAAGTGGACGACGAACACGCCCGAGCACAACGCGACGCTCCCGTACACCCGCAACGTCGTCGGTCCGATGGACTACACGCCCGTGACGTTCTCCGCCGAGCGACGCTCGACGTCGGCGGGTCACGAACTCGCGCTGTCGGTCGTCTACGAGTCCGGACTCCAGCACTACGCCGACGGGATCGAGACCTACGAGTCGTATCCGATCGCAGAGCGCGTCCTCGAGTCCGTTCCGGCGGCCTGGGACGAGACGAGGTTCCTCCGCGGACGACCCGGGTCGGAGGCCACGTTCGCGCGGCGGACGGACGACGACTGGTTCGTCGGCTCGATCACCGCCGGTCCGGCGGGATCGATCGAGGTGCCGCTCTCGTTTCTCGACGGGGAGACGACGGCCGTCGTCGCGACCGACGCCGACGAGGGCACCGGTCTCGAGGAGTGCGAACGCGCGGTGTCGCCGGACGAATCGCTCCGCGTGTCAGTCGCGGAGAACGGCGGCTTCGTCGTTCGGCTCTGA
- a CDS encoding amidohydrolase family protein has product MLDTHTHAWTRPNRDHPWVNGPLVETVDEFDVDAVYTAEKLLADMDAVGVDEAVVVGYPICEWTDNRYTIDCVEDHDGLSGVVMLDQFADDAADQLRESMAVDGVLGFRLGAICPYDRMWETFDPSVEWLREAIDESDFWTAARETDALVQILAHVDQLEQVIDLVEAYPELSYALDHFCHAGPDVPPEAALGALEPLAGDEYDVAVKISEVVHRSEEGFPYRDMHDHVRWLLETFGRERVVWGSDFPNVSDEASYEESLRWLEHVDCLSKTDREWLTGRAMEELCGM; this is encoded by the coding sequence GTGCTGGACACGCATACCCACGCCTGGACGCGACCGAACCGGGACCACCCCTGGGTGAACGGCCCGCTCGTCGAGACCGTCGACGAGTTCGACGTCGACGCGGTCTACACCGCGGAGAAACTCCTCGCGGATATGGACGCCGTCGGGGTCGACGAGGCGGTCGTCGTCGGCTACCCGATCTGCGAGTGGACCGACAACCGGTACACGATCGACTGCGTCGAGGATCACGACGGGCTCTCAGGGGTCGTCATGCTCGACCAGTTCGCCGACGACGCGGCCGACCAGCTGCGCGAGTCGATGGCCGTCGACGGCGTGCTCGGCTTCCGCCTCGGTGCGATCTGCCCGTACGACCGCATGTGGGAGACGTTCGATCCCAGCGTGGAGTGGCTTCGCGAGGCGATCGACGAGAGCGACTTCTGGACGGCCGCCCGCGAGACCGACGCGCTGGTCCAGATCCTGGCCCACGTCGACCAGCTCGAGCAGGTGATCGATCTCGTCGAGGCCTATCCCGAGCTCTCCTACGCGCTCGATCACTTCTGTCACGCGGGCCCCGACGTCCCGCCCGAAGCGGCGCTCGGCGCGCTCGAGCCCCTCGCCGGCGACGAGTACGACGTGGCCGTGAAGATCTCCGAGGTCGTCCACCGCTCCGAGGAGGGGTTCCCCTACCGCGATATGCACGACCACGTCCGCTGGTTGCTCGAGACCTTCGGGCGCGAGCGGGTCGTCTGGGGCTCGGACTTTCCGAACGTCAGCGACGAGGCGAGCTACGAGGAGAGTCTGCGGTGGCTCGAGCACGTCGACTGTCTCTCGAAGACCGACCGTGAGTGGCTCACCGGTCGGGCAATGGAAGAGCTGTGTGGGATGTGA
- a CDS encoding LUD domain-containing protein codes for MSSERSRKAERIRHVMETEGDSVERNARGFNEGRYESVARLEDYDAYKDRARAIKEDAIERLPELIEQVREAVEANGGTVYVAEDAADANRYVRELARERDAETVVKSKSMTTEEIDLNEHLEDEDCEVWETDLGEFVLQVADEAPSHLVAPAIHQSREEIAALFNEYFEPEAELETAEELTAFAREYLGERIEDADIGVTGANFVTADTGTMALVTSEGNARKTVAVPDTHVAVAGVEKIVPTFEDLQPFVELIARSGTGQDITSYVSLFSPPVSTPPVDFDGDEPIADEPNDREFHLVLLDNGRMDMREDDQLRETLYCIRCSACANSCANFQSVGGHVFGGETYSGGIATGWEAGVHGQESADEFNDLCTGCSRCVNQCPVKIDIPWINTVVRDRRNRGAEDGQFDFLVEGLTPDEEPAGLDLQKRFFGNFSTLAKLGSATAPASNWIADTLPSRALMERLIGVDRRRDLPEFERETFVEWFRTRDVPRPVDADYHAVVYPDLYTNYIRTDRGKAAVRTLEALGVAVEVPDVASSGRAPLSQGMIATAEDHARDVAADLEPYLEAGYDVVAIEPSDLAMFRGEYERLLDAERYEALAERSYEVFEYVYGLLENGADPAPLGRADDAGSVGSDIAYHSHCQQRTLELETYTTNVLERLGYDVLTSDVECCGMAGSFGYKSEYYELSVDVGERLEEQFEASDAADRTVVASGTSCLEQLDGLLARRPRHPISLVAPDSSG; via the coding sequence ATGTCGAGCGAGCGATCCCGGAAGGCCGAGCGGATCCGGCACGTCATGGAAACGGAGGGCGACAGCGTCGAGCGCAACGCCCGCGGATTCAACGAGGGCCGATACGAGTCCGTCGCCCGACTCGAGGACTACGACGCGTACAAGGACCGAGCGCGGGCGATCAAGGAGGACGCGATCGAACGCCTTCCCGAGCTGATCGAGCAGGTGCGCGAGGCGGTCGAGGCGAACGGCGGAACCGTCTACGTCGCCGAGGACGCCGCCGACGCGAACCGGTACGTCCGCGAACTCGCCCGCGAACGGGATGCCGAGACCGTCGTCAAGTCGAAATCGATGACGACCGAGGAGATCGATCTCAACGAGCACCTCGAAGACGAGGACTGCGAGGTCTGGGAGACCGACCTCGGCGAGTTCGTCCTGCAGGTGGCCGACGAGGCGCCCAGCCACCTCGTCGCGCCGGCGATCCATCAGTCGCGCGAGGAGATCGCCGCCCTGTTCAACGAGTACTTCGAGCCCGAGGCGGAACTCGAGACGGCCGAGGAGCTGACCGCGTTCGCGCGGGAGTACCTCGGCGAACGGATCGAGGACGCGGACATCGGCGTCACCGGCGCGAACTTCGTGACCGCGGACACGGGGACGATGGCGCTCGTCACGAGCGAGGGCAACGCTCGCAAGACCGTCGCCGTACCCGACACGCACGTCGCGGTGGCGGGCGTCGAGAAGATCGTCCCGACGTTCGAGGACCTCCAGCCGTTCGTCGAACTGATCGCGCGCTCGGGGACGGGCCAGGACATCACTTCCTACGTCTCGCTGTTCTCACCGCCGGTCTCGACGCCGCCGGTCGACTTCGACGGCGACGAACCGATCGCCGACGAGCCGAACGATCGGGAGTTCCACCTCGTCCTGCTCGACAACGGCCGGATGGACATGCGCGAGGACGACCAGCTCCGGGAGACGCTGTACTGTATCCGGTGTTCGGCCTGTGCCAACTCGTGTGCGAACTTCCAGTCCGTCGGCGGCCACGTCTTCGGCGGCGAGACCTACTCGGGCGGGATCGCGACCGGCTGGGAGGCCGGCGTCCACGGCCAGGAGTCGGCCGACGAGTTCAACGACCTCTGTACCGGCTGTTCGCGCTGCGTCAACCAGTGTCCGGTGAAGATCGATATCCCGTGGATCAACACCGTTGTCCGCGATCGACGCAACCGCGGCGCCGAGGACGGCCAGTTCGACTTCCTGGTCGAAGGGCTCACGCCGGACGAGGAGCCCGCGGGGCTCGACCTGCAAAAGCGGTTCTTCGGCAACTTCTCGACGCTGGCGAAGCTCGGATCCGCGACCGCGCCCGCGTCGAACTGGATCGCGGACACGCTCCCCTCGAGAGCGCTCATGGAACGACTCATCGGTGTCGACCGCCGCCGCGATCTGCCCGAGTTCGAGCGCGAGACGTTCGTCGAGTGGTTCCGAACGAGAGACGTTCCCCGGCCCGTCGACGCCGACTACCATGCGGTCGTCTATCCCGACCTCTACACGAACTACATCCGGACCGACCGCGGGAAGGCCGCCGTCCGCACGCTCGAGGCGCTCGGCGTCGCGGTCGAAGTCCCCGACGTCGCCTCCTCGGGCCGCGCGCCGCTCTCCCAGGGGATGATCGCCACCGCGGAAGACCACGCTCGCGACGTCGCCGCCGACCTCGAGCCCTACCTCGAGGCAGGCTACGACGTGGTCGCCATCGAGCCCAGCGACCTCGCGATGTTCCGCGGAGAGTACGAGCGCCTCCTCGACGCGGAGCGCTACGAGGCCCTCGCCGAGCGCAGCTACGAGGTCTTCGAGTACGTCTACGGCCTACTCGAGAACGGGGCCGATCCCGCGCCGCTGGGACGCGCCGACGATGCGGGCAGCGTCGGCTCCGATATCGCCTACCACTCCCACTGCCAGCAGCGGACGCTCGAACTGGAGACCTATACGACGAACGTTCTCGAGCGACTGGGGTACGACGTCCTCACCTCCGACGTCGAGTGTTGCGGGATGGCGGGGAGCTTCGGGTACAAGAGCGAGTACTACGAGCTGAGCGTGGACGTCGGCGAGAGACTCGAGGAGCAGTTCGAGGCGTCCGACGCCGCCGATCGAACGGTCGTGGCGAGCGGGACGTCGTGTCTCGAGCAACTGGACGGACTGTTGGCCCGCCGGCCGCGGCATCCGATCTCGCTCGTCGCGCCGGACAGCTCCGGGTGA
- a CDS encoding ABC transporter ATP-binding protein has translation MSNSDTIVEVRDLNVTFEMNRGQSRVVRDADIDVARNETLGIIGESGSGKSMLASSFLNAVVEPGVSTGDVTYYPEDGEPISVLELSESELNRFRWEEVAMVFQGAMSSFNPVTKIRTHFRETLQDHNRDIPAGMDRARELLESVYLDPDRILDSYAHELSGGMKQRALIALSLVLEPDLLVLDEPTAALDLLMQRSIVTLLRELQEEYDLTLVFITHDLPLLTKLADRIAVMYAFNIVEIGTTDDLLYNASHPYTRALLDTTPDLNVPVEEMNIIEGSKPDPVDHIPGCSYHPRCPMADEQCRSDDPPMMTVSDSHESACFYYDEADDAVPISAAPDTPPTTSQSAATDGGEN, from the coding sequence ATGAGTAACTCAGACACGATCGTGGAGGTCCGCGACCTCAACGTCACGTTCGAGATGAATCGTGGGCAGTCGCGCGTCGTCCGCGACGCCGATATCGACGTCGCTCGCAACGAGACGCTCGGCATCATCGGCGAGAGCGGGAGCGGGAAGTCCATGCTCGCCTCGTCGTTTCTCAACGCCGTCGTCGAACCCGGCGTCTCGACCGGCGATGTCACGTACTACCCGGAAGACGGCGAGCCGATCTCCGTGCTGGAACTCTCCGAATCCGAACTGAATCGGTTCCGCTGGGAGGAAGTCGCCATGGTGTTCCAGGGGGCGATGAGCTCGTTCAACCCCGTCACGAAGATCCGAACGCACTTCAGGGAGACCCTGCAGGACCACAACCGCGACATTCCCGCCGGGATGGATCGCGCGCGAGAACTCCTCGAGAGCGTCTACCTCGATCCGGATCGGATCCTCGACTCGTACGCGCACGAGCTCTCGGGCGGGATGAAACAGCGCGCGCTCATCGCGCTCTCTCTGGTGCTCGAGCCGGACCTCCTCGTGCTCGACGAGCCGACGGCCGCGTTGGACCTGCTGATGCAGCGTTCGATCGTCACGCTCCTGCGCGAGCTCCAGGAGGAGTACGATCTGACGCTCGTGTTCATCACGCACGACCTCCCGCTGTTGACCAAGCTCGCCGATCGCATCGCCGTGATGTACGCGTTCAACATCGTCGAGATCGGGACGACCGACGATCTGCTTTACAACGCGTCGCACCCCTACACGCGCGCGCTCCTCGACACGACGCCGGATCTGAACGTGCCGGTCGAGGAGATGAACATCATCGAGGGGAGCAAGCCGGATCCGGTCGATCACATTCCGGGCTGTTCGTACCACCCCCGGTGTCCGATGGCCGACGAGCAGTGTCGATCCGACGACCCGCCGATGATGACAGTGAGCGACTCCCACGAGTCCGCGTGCTTCTACTACGACGAGGCCGATGACGCGGTGCCGATCAGCGCCGCGCCCGATACTCCCCCGACGACCAGTCAAAGCGCCGCGACCGACGGAGGTGAAAACTGA
- a CDS encoding ABC transporter permease, with product MSNEQPDDELETLFDADIDREPTPRSQRLKRQFDLYVLAPARVAMTDWRAIVGTAIITMFVLMGTVGVWLVDRPTSGDAPVLAPPFQNPNYILGTDTFGQPIGAQLIHATPDMFRMVFAGAVVSIGFAALVGILSGFLRGSKIDTILMSITDIIITIPGLPLVIVLIAIFQPGDPYVIGVLLGLDNWPGLARTVRSQVLSIREESYVEASQIMGISTGTILRRDVLAQLMPYITVNSALASRRIIFESVGLYFLGILPFTTLNWGVMMNIAYEGNALSKPDMYHFLAFPLLTIFLMSFGLVLFSQGMDSVFNVRLRARHSSTIDDDGGPET from the coding sequence ATGAGTAACGAACAACCTGACGACGAACTCGAGACGCTCTTCGACGCGGATATCGACCGAGAGCCGACGCCGCGATCGCAGCGGCTCAAGCGGCAGTTCGACCTGTACGTCCTCGCCCCCGCCCGGGTGGCGATGACCGACTGGCGAGCCATCGTCGGGACGGCGATCATCACGATGTTCGTCCTGATGGGGACCGTCGGCGTCTGGCTCGTCGACAGACCGACGAGCGGCGACGCGCCCGTTCTCGCACCGCCGTTCCAGAACCCGAACTACATTCTCGGGACGGACACCTTCGGGCAGCCGATCGGGGCACAACTCATCCACGCGACGCCGGACATGTTCCGAATGGTGTTCGCCGGGGCGGTCGTGAGCATCGGGTTCGCGGCGCTGGTCGGCATCCTTTCGGGGTTCCTCCGGGGGTCGAAGATCGACACGATTCTGATGTCGATCACCGACATCATTATCACCATCCCCGGACTCCCGCTGGTCATCGTCCTCATCGCCATCTTCCAGCCCGGAGACCCGTACGTCATCGGCGTCTTGCTCGGGCTCGACAACTGGCCCGGGCTGGCGAGGACCGTGCGCTCACAGGTGCTCAGCATCCGGGAGGAGTCGTACGTGGAGGCGTCGCAGATCATGGGCATCTCGACGGGGACGATCCTCCGTCGGGACGTCCTCGCCCAGCTGATGCCCTACATCACGGTGAACTCGGCGCTGGCGTCCCGACGCATCATCTTCGAGTCCGTCGGACTGTACTTCCTCGGGATCCTCCCGTTCACGACGCTCAACTGGGGCGTCATGATGAACATCGCCTACGAGGGGAACGCGCTGAGTAAGCCGGACATGTACCACTTCCTCGCGTTCCCGTTACTGACGATCTTCCTGATGTCGTTCGGACTCGTGCTGTTCTCCCAGGGGATGGACAGCGTGTTCAACGTCCGGCTTAGGGCGCGTCACTCGTCGACGATCGACGACGACGGAGGGCCCGAAACATGA